A DNA window from Jaculus jaculus isolate mJacJac1 chromosome 1, mJacJac1.mat.Y.cur, whole genome shotgun sequence contains the following coding sequences:
- the Ikzf5 gene encoding zinc finger protein Pegasus, with amino-acid sequence MGEKKPEPLDFVKDFQEYLTQQTHHVNMISGSVSGDKEAETLPGVGTEGDQNGLDHPSVEVSLDENSGMLVDGFERTFDGKLKCRYCNYASKGTARLIEHIRIHTGEKPHRCHLCPFASAYERHLEAHMRSHTGEKPYKCELCSFRCSDRSNLSHHRRRKHKMVPIKGTRSSLSSKKMWGVLQKKTSNLGYSRRALINLSPPSMVVQKPDYLNDFTHEIPNIQTDSYESMAKTTATGGLPRDPQELMVDNPLNQLSTLAGQLSSLPPENQNPASPDVVPCPDEKPFLIQQPPAQAVVSAVSASIPQSSSPTSPEPRPPHGQRNYSPVAGPSSEPSAHTSTPSVGNSQPSTPAPPLPVQDPQLLHHCQHCDMYFADNILYTIHMGCHGYENPFQCNICGCKCKNKYDFACHFARGQHNQH; translated from the exons ATGGGTGAAAAGAAACCAGAACCTTTGGACTTCGTAAAGGACTTTCAGGAATACCTGACTCAGCAGACCCACCATGTGAACATGATTTCTGGATCAGTTAGTGGGGACAAAGAAGCAGAGACTCTTCCGGGAG TTGGGACAGAAGGTGATCAAAATGGACTTGATCATCCATCTGTTGAAGTTTCCCTGGATGAAAACTCAGGAATGTTAGTAGACGGGTTTGAAAGGACCTTTGATGGGAAGCTCAAGTGTCGGTACTGCAACTATGCCAGCAAAGGAACTGCCCGGCTCATCGAGCATATCAGAATCCACACAG GAGAGAAGCCGCATAGATGTCACTTATGTCCATTTGCATCTGCTTATGAGCGTCATCTGGAAGCCCACATGCGGTCccatactggagaaaaaccataCAAATGTGAATTATGCTCCTTCCGCTGCAGTGATCGAAGTAATCTGTCTCATCATCGGCGGCGCAAGCATAAAATGGTACCAATTAAAGGTACTAGGTCTTCCTTAAGCAGCAAGAAAATGTGGGGGGTTTTACAGAAGAAAACAAGCAATCTGGGGTATAGCAGAAGAGCACTAATCAACTTAAGTCCACCTTCCATGGTGGTTCAGAAACCAGACTACCTTAACGATTTTACTCATGAAATCCCAAACATTCAGACTGACTCCTATGAAAGTATGGCGAAAACCACAGCAACTGGTGGCCTGCCAAGGGACCCCCAAGAACTCATGGTTGACAACCCATTGAATCAGCTCTCCACTCTAGCAGGACAGTTGTCTAGCTTGCCACCAGAAAACCAAAACCCTGCCTCCCCCGACGTCGTTCCCTGCCCTGATGAAAAGCCTTTCCTGATTCAGCAGCCCCCTGCCCAGGCAGTGGTTTCTGCAGTGTCAGCAAGTATTCCTCAGAGCTCCTCCCCCACCAGCCCTGAACCTCGGCCACCACACGGTCAGAGGAACTACAGTCCAGTGGCAGGGCCGAGCAGTGAGCCAAGTGCCCACACCAGTACCCCCAGCGTAGGAAACAGCCAGCCAAGCACTCCAGCCCCACCCTTGCCGGTCCAGGACCCCCAGCTCCTGCACCACTGCCAGCACTGTGACATGTACTTTGCAGACAATATCCTTTACACTATTCATATGGGATGCCATGGCTATGAGAATCCTTTTCAGTGTAATATATGTGGATGCAAATGTAAAAATAAGTATGATTTTGCCTGTCATTTTGCAAGAGGGCAGCATAACCAACACTGA
- the Pstk gene encoding L-seryl-tRNA(Sec) kinase yields the protein MKTAAGAGEAGRAGAGQLGLCVLCGLPAAGKSTLARALGRRLRRERGWAVGVLPYDDVLPGALPDGAGARPPPSQWKMLRQELLKYLECFLMAVISGGHISAPPNRTEAMWEDFLTCLRKQDLILSTALEAQVAKTDASRPLVLVLDDNFYYQSMRYEVYQLARKYSLGFCQLFLDCPLETCLQRNSQRPQALPNETIYLMERKLEKPNPEKNAWEHNSLIIQSPACSLEASLEVTDLLLTSLDNPVKYVEDNMEQKETDRIICSTNILHKADQTLRRTVSETMKEAKDEQILPSDLKRLAEELNKLKAEFLEDIRQGNKKYLCFQQTINISDVLSSFCNEKDNIVQKYFSKQQ from the exons ATGAAGACGGCCGCCGGCGCCGGGGAGGCCGGCCGGGCGGGAGCCGGGCAGCTGGGGCTCTGCGTCCTCTGCGGCTTGCCGGCGGCGGGGAAGTCCACGCTGGCGCGTGCGCTCGGCCGCCGGCTGCGGCGGGAGCGGGGCTGGGCGGTGGGCGTCCTCCCGTACGACGACGTCCTGCCGGGCGCGCTCCCGGACGGCGCGGGCGCGCGGCCGCCG CCATCCCAATGGAAAATGCTTCGACAGGAACTGTTAAAGTACCTGGAATGCTTCTTGATGGCTGTCATTAGTGGGGGTCACATATCTGCCCCACCCAACAGGACTGAAGCCATGTGGGAAGATTTCCTGACCTGCTTAAGGAAGCAAGATCTGATACTCTCTACTGCACTTGAGGCTCAGGTGGCAAAAACTGATGCATCTAGacctttggttttggttttagatGACAACTTCTATTATCAAAGTATGAGATATGAAGTCTACCAGCTGGCTCGGaaat ATTCATTAGGCTTTTGCCAGCTTTTTCTAGATTGTCCCTTGGAGACCTGTTTGCAGAGGAACAGCCAGAGACCGCAGGCACTGCCTAACGAGACTATCTACCTGATGGAGAGAAAGCTAGAAAAGCCCAACCCTGAAAAAAATGCTTGGGAACACAACAGCCTCATAATTCAGAGTCCAGCATGTTCTTTGGAGGCCAG CCTGGAAGTGACTGATTTATTGCTTACATCTTTGGACAATCCAGTAAAATATGTTGAGGACAATATGGAACAAAAG GAAACAGACAGAATTATTTGTTCTACTAACATTCTTCACAAAGCTGATCAGACACTCCGAAGGACTGTCTCCGAGACAATGAAGGAAGCAAAAG ACGAACAGATACTGCCTAGTGACTTGAAGCGTCTAGCAGAAGAACTGAACAAGCTCAAAGCAGAGTTTTTGGAAGATATAAgacaaggaaacaaaaaataTCTGTGCTTTCAACAAACCATTAACATATCCGATGTTCTTTCCTCTTTTTGTAATGAGAAAGATAATATTGTACAGAAGTATTTTTCAAAGCAACAATAA